A window of Tautonia plasticadhaerens contains these coding sequences:
- a CDS encoding TolC family protein: MQGLQAEDASRRGGPLLGWTIVAFATLLATGCSRYHYRERADLDVYAIQEQRRLDPRWSVPPRPVEAAALSRMADPDPPDAEPVPQDDPAARLFQVSRGRPFEFFGWRSRGSSPIEDLSWLEVLPRLPDGSVPLDQRTVMLLALVNSRDYQFAVEDLYLAGLGLTSARFEFMVQPFIGTIPAYLRSGGGINEVDRFTFDTNGLVRKQFYSGAQLLAQFTNALAFETSGGGIVNTATSVLTVTALQPLLRGGLTRIATQALSLEERGVLYALRDFSRFRRAFYVDTVAQGGYLGLLQQLQGIRNARENLEATARNLAETEALVAAGQAAPIQREQVAQQFQAAQLGLVSQEASLETALDFYRIGLGLPPELPVTLDDAPLRMFELSDPRLETLRDRNEALYLSLLQTDEAPPTGQLAEAAGALAAEFDELRAVLGDLTREFDAWRLSLGPIDPESGRLVPPPEGADPEAIRQFERAERAFDVLFGSDADRAPRREDRRPEILGEMAGLVQGIRGLPSSVFDEPDLGETRASSFLDAVADLGVRLRELGEPPLVGALGVAPRRVGVVDAIEGDILELAALREAIGSAPAEEVWEALRDLAGNEFRARYSDIFITQTQVRVYRIALTPVGLSVDRAIQIALANRLDLMNAKGQVTDAWRNVEVAANALKADLNLRYSGTLATDPGFDGIFRFDASASNHLFGLEYDAPLTRRLERNAYRASQITYQRARRAYMLTRDEVARQIRLDLRNLALTRRQFDIARESLLISARQLEEAEYTLRTSDEPNESVTLLLLNALSALLDAKNALIGNWVSYETARLTLYQDFDLMDIDERGVWTNELDLRTALAAGGDPGARSEDRLLGTDVVPPLPPLPGLVEEAEIP, encoded by the coding sequence ATGCAGGGCCTGCAGGCCGAGGACGCCTCCCGTCGCGGGGGGCCTCTGCTCGGGTGGACCATCGTGGCGTTTGCGACGCTCCTGGCGACCGGGTGCAGCCGATACCACTACCGCGAGCGGGCGGACCTGGACGTCTACGCGATCCAGGAGCAGCGTCGGCTCGACCCGAGATGGTCGGTGCCCCCCCGCCCGGTCGAGGCGGCGGCGCTGTCCCGGATGGCGGATCCGGACCCGCCCGACGCCGAGCCGGTCCCGCAGGACGACCCGGCCGCCCGGCTGTTCCAGGTCTCCCGGGGGCGGCCGTTCGAGTTCTTCGGCTGGAGGTCCCGCGGCTCCTCACCGATCGAGGATCTCTCCTGGCTGGAGGTCCTGCCCCGGCTGCCCGACGGCTCCGTCCCCCTGGATCAGCGGACGGTGATGCTCCTGGCCCTGGTCAACAGCCGGGACTACCAGTTCGCCGTCGAGGACCTCTACCTCGCCGGGCTGGGCCTGACCTCGGCCCGCTTCGAGTTCATGGTCCAGCCCTTCATCGGCACCATCCCGGCCTACCTGCGCAGCGGGGGCGGGATCAACGAGGTCGACCGCTTCACCTTCGACACCAACGGCCTGGTGCGGAAGCAGTTCTACTCTGGGGCCCAACTGCTGGCGCAGTTCACCAACGCCCTGGCCTTCGAGACCTCGGGCGGGGGGATCGTCAACACGGCGACCTCGGTGCTCACGGTCACGGCCTTGCAGCCGCTGCTGCGAGGGGGCCTGACCCGGATCGCCACGCAGGCCCTCTCGCTGGAGGAGCGCGGGGTGCTCTACGCCCTCCGCGACTTCTCCCGGTTCCGCCGGGCCTTCTACGTCGACACCGTGGCCCAGGGCGGCTACCTCGGCCTGCTCCAGCAATTGCAGGGGATCCGCAACGCCCGGGAGAACCTGGAGGCGACGGCCAGGAACCTCGCCGAGACCGAGGCCCTGGTCGCCGCCGGGCAGGCCGCCCCGATCCAGCGGGAGCAGGTCGCCCAGCAATTCCAGGCGGCCCAGCTCGGGCTGGTCAGCCAGGAGGCGAGCCTAGAGACGGCCCTCGACTTCTACCGGATCGGCCTCGGCCTGCCCCCCGAGCTGCCGGTCACGCTCGACGACGCGCCGCTGCGGATGTTCGAGCTGTCGGACCCCCGCCTCGAGACGCTCCGGGACCGCAACGAGGCCCTCTACCTCTCCCTGCTCCAGACCGACGAGGCGCCGCCGACCGGGCAGTTGGCCGAGGCCGCCGGCGCCCTCGCCGCCGAGTTCGATGAGCTGAGGGCCGTGCTCGGCGACCTGACCCGGGAGTTCGACGCCTGGCGACTCTCCCTCGGGCCCATCGACCCCGAGAGTGGCCGCCTGGTCCCCCCTCCCGAGGGGGCCGACCCCGAGGCGATCCGCCAGTTCGAGCGCGCCGAGCGGGCCTTCGACGTCCTGTTCGGGAGCGACGCTGATCGGGCCCCGCGCCGGGAGGACCGCCGGCCGGAGATCCTCGGGGAGATGGCCGGCCTGGTCCAGGGGATCCGGGGGCTCCCCTCCTCGGTCTTCGACGAGCCGGACCTGGGAGAAACCCGGGCGTCCTCCTTCCTCGACGCGGTCGCCGACCTCGGCGTCCGGCTCCGGGAGCTGGGTGAGCCCCCGCTGGTCGGCGCCCTCGGCGTCGCCCCCCGGCGGGTCGGGGTCGTGGACGCGATCGAGGGGGACATCCTCGAACTGGCCGCGTTGCGGGAGGCCATCGGGTCGGCCCCCGCCGAGGAAGTCTGGGAGGCGCTCCGGGACCTCGCCGGAAACGAGTTCCGGGCCCGGTATTCCGACATCTTCATCACCCAGACCCAGGTGAGGGTCTACCGGATCGCCCTCACCCCGGTCGGGCTCTCGGTCGACCGCGCCATCCAAATCGCCCTGGCCAATCGGCTCGACCTCATGAACGCGAAGGGCCAGGTGACCGACGCCTGGCGCAATGTAGAGGTAGCGGCCAATGCGCTGAAGGCCGACCTCAACCTCCGATACTCCGGCACCCTGGCCACCGACCCGGGCTTCGACGGGATCTTCCGGTTCGACGCCTCGGCCAGCAATCACCTGTTCGGCCTGGAATACGACGCGCCGCTGACCCGGAGGCTGGAGCGGAACGCCTACCGGGCCTCTCAGATCACCTACCAGCGGGCCCGGCGCGCCTACATGCTCACCCGGGACGAGGTCGCCCGGCAGATCCGGCTCGACCTGCGGAACCTGGCCCTGACACGCCGGCAGTTCGACATCGCCCGGGAGAGCCTCTTGATCTCGGCCCGTCAGCTCGAAGAGGCTGAATACACGCTCCGGACCAGCGACGAGCCGAACGAGAGCGTGACGCTGCTGCTGCTCAACGCCCTGAGCGCGTTGCTCGATGCGAAGAACGCCCTGATCGGCAACTGGGTCTCCTACGAGACGGCCCGGCTGACGCTGTACCAAGACTTCGACCTGATGGACATCGACGAACGGGGTGTGTGGACCAATGAGCTCGACCTTCGCACCGCCCTCGCCGCCGGGGGAGACCCCGGCGCCCGATCCGAGGACCGGCTCCTCGGCACCGACGTCGTCCCCCCCCTCCCGCCGCTCCCGGGGCTGGTGGAGGAGGCTGAAATCCCTTAG
- a CDS encoding efflux RND transporter periplasmic adaptor subunit, translating to MILGVAGSAVGFAYVNSEALDFGFGGPSSDLPISSLVRRGTLRIVVTERGNLQSTKTVDGICEVQGREIKIIELVPEGTEVEQGQVVCRFDTSEIDQNVAQQEIKVQQAQSKIETTEQELEIQRNEAESKVQEAEVELTLARIDLEKYVEGDFPAEIKDLRGNIALARMEVERSAEKLEQFRELVRKGFRSPEQLRAVEQEYEQFKNYMERDVLKLDVKENYERRRMVTEHTSKVSQARSKVVRSKANRIAQVAKAESEHNSAKATFDVEQRQLDTFQEMKEKCTIIAEQSGVVAYANEAWYDSSRQIREGAMVYFRQKIFSLPDMDSMQVSVNVHESMVKKVEAGQPAEVRLDSFPGLVLKGTVKSVAQLADSNRSWMSGGSKEYATVVAIDEMPDEELRPDMTAEVRILARTIPDALIVPVSAVAAHKGEHYAFVIGDGDEIGRRPVEIGDSNETHVQVSSGLDEGDRVTHDARTRLQLEFGDDTEGEDEPAPTPAPSPGTSPA from the coding sequence ATGATCCTGGGCGTGGCCGGGTCGGCGGTCGGGTTCGCCTACGTGAACTCCGAGGCGCTCGACTTCGGCTTCGGCGGCCCGTCGTCCGACCTGCCGATCTCCAGCCTGGTCCGCCGGGGCACGCTCCGGATCGTCGTCACCGAGCGCGGCAACCTCCAGAGCACCAAGACCGTCGACGGCATCTGCGAGGTCCAGGGCCGGGAGATCAAGATCATCGAGCTGGTGCCCGAGGGCACCGAGGTGGAGCAGGGGCAGGTCGTCTGCCGGTTCGACACCTCCGAGATCGACCAGAACGTCGCCCAGCAGGAGATCAAGGTCCAGCAGGCCCAGTCCAAGATCGAGACGACCGAGCAGGAGCTGGAGATCCAGCGCAACGAGGCCGAGAGCAAGGTGCAGGAGGCCGAGGTCGAGCTGACGCTGGCCCGGATCGACCTGGAGAAGTACGTCGAGGGGGACTTCCCGGCCGAGATCAAGGACCTCCGCGGCAACATCGCCCTGGCCCGGATGGAGGTCGAGCGGAGCGCCGAGAAGCTGGAGCAGTTCCGGGAGCTGGTCCGCAAGGGATTCCGCAGCCCCGAGCAGCTCCGGGCGGTCGAGCAGGAATACGAGCAGTTCAAGAACTACATGGAGCGGGACGTGCTGAAGCTGGACGTCAAGGAGAATTACGAGCGCCGACGGATGGTGACCGAGCACACCTCGAAGGTCTCCCAGGCCCGCAGCAAGGTCGTCCGCTCGAAGGCCAACCGGATCGCCCAGGTCGCCAAGGCCGAGAGCGAGCACAACTCCGCGAAGGCGACCTTCGACGTGGAGCAACGCCAGCTCGACACCTTCCAGGAGATGAAGGAGAAGTGCACGATCATCGCCGAGCAGTCCGGCGTGGTCGCCTACGCCAACGAGGCCTGGTACGACTCCAGCCGGCAGATCCGGGAGGGGGCGATGGTCTACTTCCGGCAGAAGATCTTCAGCCTGCCGGACATGGATAGCATGCAGGTCTCGGTGAACGTGCACGAGTCGATGGTGAAGAAGGTCGAGGCGGGTCAGCCGGCCGAGGTCCGGCTCGACTCCTTCCCCGGCCTGGTCCTCAAGGGCACCGTCAAGAGCGTGGCCCAGCTCGCCGACTCCAACCGGAGCTGGATGAGCGGCGGCTCGAAGGAGTACGCCACCGTGGTGGCCATCGACGAGATGCCCGACGAGGAATTGCGCCCGGACATGACGGCCGAGGTCCGGATCCTCGCCAGGACGATCCCCGACGCCCTGATCGTGCCCGTCTCGGCCGTCGCCGCCCACAAGGGGGAGCACTACGCCTTCGTCATCGGCGACGGGGACGAGATCGGGCGTCGGCCGGTCGAGATCGGCGACTCGAACGAGACGCACGTCCAGGTCTCCTCCGGGCTGGACGAGGGGGACCGCGTCACCCACGACGCCCGGACCCGCCTCCAGCTGGAGTTCGGCGACGACACCGAGGGGGAGGACGAGCCGGCTCCCACGCCGGCCCCCTCGCCGGGCACCTCCCCGGCCTGA
- a CDS encoding ABC transporter permease, translated as MRRMWTATTLAIRNLGLHKLRALLTVLGLIFGVASVVAMLAIAEGASLEAQRLIAELGASNIIIRSVKPMDDVNSSRNQDEFVLSYGLTHDDFKRITETLPTVVGATPLRHFRQNVRNLDKELEARVVGAVPGCLELSGQAISQGRFLQQVDLDRFANVCVIGPDLAEKLFPFGDTIGRSIRIGEAHFYRIIGVTDRKVRSKGSGSALSSGGDFDSSEDFGKDVYIPLTTDRARFGELIVHDSQGSYSAERIELSQVTVAVDSMQNVERTAEALESMLEQFHDKRDYAITIPLKLLESAEAQKRIFNVVLGSIAGISLLVGGIGIMNIMLATVTERTREIGIRRALGAKRRDIVFQFLVETAVMSGTGGLLGVLLGVAVPPMVSSISGMEAIVRPWSPILAFLIAVSIGIVFGVYPARRAASMDPVEALRAE; from the coding sequence ATGAGACGCATGTGGACCGCCACCACCCTGGCCATCCGCAACCTCGGCCTGCACAAGCTCCGGGCGTTGTTGACGGTGCTCGGGCTGATCTTCGGCGTCGCCTCGGTCGTGGCCATGCTCGCCATCGCCGAGGGGGCCAGCCTGGAGGCCCAGCGGCTGATCGCCGAGCTGGGCGCCTCCAACATCATCATCCGCAGCGTCAAGCCGATGGACGACGTCAACTCCTCGCGCAACCAGGATGAATTCGTCCTCAGCTACGGATTGACCCACGACGACTTCAAGCGGATCACCGAGACCCTGCCCACCGTCGTCGGCGCCACCCCGCTACGGCACTTCCGCCAGAACGTCCGCAACCTGGACAAGGAGCTGGAGGCCCGGGTCGTCGGCGCCGTGCCGGGCTGCCTGGAACTCTCCGGCCAGGCCATCTCCCAGGGCCGGTTCCTCCAGCAGGTCGACCTCGACCGCTTCGCCAACGTCTGCGTGATCGGGCCGGACCTCGCCGAGAAGCTCTTCCCCTTCGGCGACACGATCGGCCGGTCGATCCGGATCGGCGAGGCCCACTTCTACCGGATCATCGGCGTCACCGACCGCAAGGTCCGCTCCAAGGGGTCGGGCTCGGCCCTCTCCTCGGGCGGCGACTTCGACTCCTCCGAGGACTTCGGCAAGGACGTCTACATCCCCCTGACCACCGACCGCGCCCGGTTCGGCGAGCTGATCGTCCACGACTCCCAGGGCAGCTACTCGGCCGAGCGGATCGAGCTGAGCCAGGTGACGGTCGCCGTCGACTCGATGCAGAACGTCGAGCGGACGGCCGAGGCGCTGGAAAGCATGCTGGAGCAATTCCACGACAAGCGCGATTACGCGATCACCATCCCGCTGAAGCTGCTGGAGAGCGCCGAGGCCCAGAAGCGGATCTTCAACGTGGTGCTCGGCTCGATCGCCGGCATCTCGCTGCTGGTCGGCGGCATCGGCATCATGAACATCATGCTGGCCACCGTGACCGAGCGGACCCGGGAGATCGGCATCCGGAGGGCCCTCGGGGCCAAGCGCCGGGACATCGTCTTCCAGTTCCTCGTCGAGACGGCGGTGATGTCCGGCACCGGGGGCCTGCTCGGGGTGCTGCTCGGGGTGGCGGTGCCGCCGATGGTGTCCAGCATCTCGGGCATGGAGGCGATCGTCCGGCCCTGGTCGCCGATCCTCGCCTTCCTGATCGCCGTCTCCATCGGCATCGTCTTCGGCGTCTACCCCGCCCGACGGGCGGCGAGCATGGACCCGGTCGAGGCCCTCCGCGCCGAGTGA
- the eutB gene encoding ethanolamine ammonia-lyase subunit EutB, with the protein MRRRTFLGVLAGGASVLSIGPAGRALRASRAGPGVVVGEARAGEGLVQRVHSVSGGFDEAIFKQLLGAANVFKEGDAIVGVAAADERSRGNARALLANTRPGEVDAHPLLRDSLTDLLRTDVDDEAARATAGMTFGALKRFLLERDEDEIKAIMPGLSSEVIGCVVKLMSDRELVAVGSKIFNPLPGSRIGAKGYLGARIQPNSPTDDVDDVRWQVFSGWSFAVGDVVLGNNPVSSRPESVLAIQEALKDLLDTFGLDGVLPHCVLSHIDVQAEVERLRPGSTALWFQSIAGSDSANRTFGVDTESMCAYASSRTGPFGLYFETGQGADFTNGHGHGFDMVLHESRKYGFARALSRLVAAAREGAGATDPRPWVHLNDVAGFIGPEVFRTREQLVRCCLEDIVMGKLHGLCIGLDVCSTLHMDVSLDDLDWCLDRILPANPAYLMALPTKIDPMLGYLTTGFQDHVRLRERFGYKVDDRMWGFFRRLGVIDAQGRPTEHFGDPIHVYREYRRLKGDPRSDEEIASEGEARIDQVRGHGVFLARGRGDRPWDPEPGLGEAVRRIYDDAKRSIWAELPPGFVEQVPGVVRVETRSADRSDYIVHPESGERLSARGAEAIRGLRGRHRGRFDVQVVVSDGLNALAITDEGHLGPFLDRLRERLDAEGYRPAPETIVVTSGRVRAGYRIGEALFGGLEGPRAILHVIGERPGTGHHTFSVYITSPPGPTWAEEGRVDHDITRVASGIAATAMTPVRGADEAVDLLNTLTRAGR; encoded by the coding sequence ATGCGACGGCGGACCTTCCTGGGTGTGTTGGCGGGAGGTGCCTCGGTCCTCTCGATCGGTCCGGCGGGCCGCGCCCTTCGGGCGTCTCGGGCCGGGCCGGGCGTCGTCGTGGGCGAGGCCCGGGCCGGCGAAGGGCTCGTCCAGCGGGTCCATTCCGTTTCGGGGGGGTTCGACGAGGCGATCTTCAAGCAGCTCCTCGGCGCTGCCAACGTCTTCAAGGAGGGGGACGCCATCGTCGGCGTCGCCGCCGCCGACGAACGGTCCCGGGGCAATGCCCGGGCCCTGCTGGCCAACACGAGGCCCGGGGAGGTCGACGCCCACCCCCTGCTGCGGGATTCGCTCACCGACCTGCTGCGAACGGACGTGGACGACGAGGCGGCCCGGGCGACCGCCGGGATGACCTTCGGCGCGCTGAAGCGGTTCCTGCTCGAACGCGACGAGGACGAGATCAAGGCGATCATGCCCGGGCTCTCCTCCGAAGTCATCGGCTGCGTGGTGAAGCTGATGAGCGACCGGGAGCTGGTCGCGGTCGGCTCCAAGATCTTCAACCCGCTGCCCGGCAGCCGGATCGGCGCGAAGGGGTACCTCGGCGCCCGGATCCAGCCGAACTCGCCGACCGACGACGTGGACGACGTCCGCTGGCAGGTCTTCTCGGGCTGGTCGTTCGCGGTCGGCGACGTGGTGCTCGGCAACAATCCGGTGTCGAGTCGCCCCGAGTCGGTCCTGGCGATCCAGGAGGCGCTGAAGGACCTGCTCGACACCTTCGGGCTCGACGGCGTCCTGCCCCACTGCGTGCTGTCCCACATCGACGTCCAGGCGGAGGTCGAACGCCTCCGGCCGGGCAGCACGGCGTTGTGGTTCCAGAGCATCGCCGGCAGCGACTCCGCCAACCGGACCTTCGGCGTCGACACCGAGTCGATGTGCGCCTACGCCTCCTCGCGGACCGGGCCGTTCGGCCTCTACTTCGAGACCGGGCAGGGAGCCGACTTCACCAACGGCCACGGCCATGGCTTCGACATGGTCCTGCACGAGTCGCGCAAGTATGGATTCGCCCGGGCGCTCTCCCGGCTCGTCGCGGCCGCCAGGGAGGGGGCGGGGGCGACCGACCCGAGGCCCTGGGTCCACCTCAACGACGTGGCCGGGTTCATCGGCCCGGAGGTCTTCCGGACCAGGGAGCAACTCGTCCGGTGCTGCCTGGAAGACATCGTGATGGGCAAGCTGCACGGCCTCTGCATCGGGCTCGACGTCTGCTCGACCTTGCACATGGACGTCTCGCTCGACGACCTGGACTGGTGCCTCGACCGCATCCTGCCGGCGAACCCGGCCTACCTGATGGCCCTTCCCACGAAGATCGACCCGATGCTCGGCTACCTGACGACCGGCTTCCAGGACCACGTCCGGCTCCGGGAGCGGTTCGGCTACAAGGTCGACGACCGGATGTGGGGGTTCTTCCGGCGGCTCGGCGTGATCGACGCGCAGGGGCGGCCGACCGAGCACTTCGGCGACCCGATCCATGTCTACCGGGAGTACCGTCGGCTCAAGGGAGACCCGAGGAGCGACGAGGAGATCGCCTCGGAGGGGGAAGCCCGGATCGATCAGGTCCGGGGCCACGGCGTCTTCCTCGCCCGGGGCCGGGGAGATCGGCCCTGGGACCCGGAGCCGGGCCTCGGCGAGGCGGTCCGACGCATCTACGACGACGCCAAGCGGAGCATCTGGGCCGAGCTTCCCCCCGGGTTCGTCGAGCAGGTCCCCGGCGTCGTTCGCGTCGAGACGAGGTCGGCCGACCGTTCGGATTACATCGTCCACCCCGAGTCCGGCGAACGGCTCTCGGCCCGGGGGGCCGAGGCGATCCGGGGGCTCCGGGGGCGACACCGGGGGCGATTCGACGTGCAGGTCGTCGTCTCCGACGGCCTGAACGCGCTGGCGATCACCGACGAGGGACACCTCGGCCCGTTCCTCGACCGGCTCCGGGAGCGGCTCGACGCCGAGGGCTACCGGCCCGCCCCCGAGACGATCGTCGTCACCTCGGGCCGGGTCCGGGCCGGGTACCGGATCGGCGAGGCCCTCTTCGGCGGGCTGGAGGGACCCCGGGCGATCCTGCACGTGATCGGGGAGCGGCCTGGCACCGGCCACCACACCTTCTCCGTCTACATCACCTCGCCTCCCGGCCCGACCTGGGCCGAGGAGGGCCGGGTCGACCACGACATCACCCGGGTGGCCTCGGGGATCGCGGCCACGGCGATGACCCCCGTGAGGGGGGCCGACGAGGCAGTCGACCTGCTGAACACGCTGACCCGGGCGGGTCGGTAG
- a CDS encoding RNA recognition motif domain-containing protein, whose product MKKIYVGNLPFQATGPDLEALFAGFGEVVSAQVVEDRETGRSRGFGFVEMGDAHAAKAAIDSLHDRKYGGRRLTVNEAKPREARVGGGGLGDGGGHGRGD is encoded by the coding sequence TTGAAGAAAATATACGTCGGGAACCTGCCGTTCCAGGCCACCGGTCCCGACCTCGAAGCGTTGTTCGCCGGCTTCGGCGAGGTCGTCAGCGCCCAGGTTGTCGAGGACCGCGAGACCGGCCGCAGCCGGGGCTTCGGCTTCGTCGAGATGGGCGACGCCCATGCCGCCAAGGCGGCCATCGACTCCCTGCATGACCGCAAGTACGGGGGCCGTCGGCTGACGGTCAACGAGGCCAAGCCCCGCGAGGCCCGCGTCGGCGGCGGCGGCCTGGGCGATGGCGGCGGTCATGGTCGGGGCGATTGA
- a CDS encoding tyrosine-type recombinase/integrase: MAPTTTDMAALPPIEQILARLVGMYGGTDPSPPIAPMQVGPSWDDFQAELLSLYDASRARSTWVKMRQALREFGQEPSVSTVRDLTPASIAGYRQRCGAEGRSPATTAGLLSYLRSASAYAVARGYLARSPFAAWRDWGTTSEPIGDDEEEGGRVRHHPLGSIARVLDHLSGHADTWKGGRLYALVGTVAYTGLRRTEALTLKRRDVDLGGRVVHVRRRRRLKRPSAAAPVPMPEALASILADWVDRAGSDWLFPRVDRLGPWLNGSTASRPIGALKAAGEEAGVPGLTFASLRHSWATHAESAWGLSELVVQRVLRHTRPATQRHYRHADLSNLAAAVRSIDFTPPAA; this comes from the coding sequence ATGGCACCGACGACGACGGACATGGCCGCGCTCCCGCCGATCGAGCAGATCCTGGCCCGGTTGGTCGGGATGTACGGGGGGACCGACCCGAGCCCGCCGATCGCCCCGATGCAGGTCGGGCCGAGCTGGGACGACTTCCAGGCCGAGCTGCTCTCGCTGTACGACGCATCCCGGGCCCGATCCACCTGGGTGAAGATGCGGCAGGCGCTCCGGGAGTTCGGGCAGGAGCCCTCGGTCTCGACGGTGCGCGACCTCACCCCCGCCTCCATCGCCGGGTATCGGCAGCGGTGCGGGGCCGAGGGGCGGTCGCCGGCGACGACGGCCGGCCTGCTCTCCTACCTCCGCTCGGCCTCGGCCTACGCGGTCGCCCGGGGCTACCTGGCCCGCAGCCCCTTCGCCGCCTGGCGGGACTGGGGGACGACCAGCGAGCCGATCGGCGACGACGAGGAGGAGGGGGGTCGCGTCCGGCACCATCCGCTCGGGTCGATCGCCCGGGTCCTGGATCACCTCTCGGGCCACGCCGACACGTGGAAGGGGGGCCGGCTCTATGCCCTGGTCGGCACGGTCGCCTACACGGGCCTGAGGCGGACCGAGGCCCTGACGCTGAAGCGCCGGGACGTCGACCTGGGGGGGCGGGTGGTCCACGTCCGTCGTCGCCGCCGGCTGAAGCGGCCCTCGGCCGCAGCCCCGGTGCCGATGCCCGAGGCCCTGGCGTCGATCCTGGCCGATTGGGTCGATCGGGCGGGGTCGGACTGGCTTTTCCCCCGGGTCGACCGGCTCGGCCCCTGGCTCAACGGGTCGACGGCCTCCCGGCCGATCGGCGCCCTGAAGGCGGCCGGCGAGGAGGCCGGCGTCCCGGGCCTGACGTTCGCCTCGCTGCGGCACTCCTGGGCCACCCACGCGGAGAGCGCCTGGGGCCTCTCCGAGCTGGTGGTGCAGCGCGTCCTGAGGCACACCAGGCCGGCGACGCAGCGGCACTACCGCCACGCCGACCTGTCCAACCTCGCCGCCGCCGTCCGGTCGATCGACTTCACGCCGCCCGCGGCCTAG